The following coding sequences lie in one Leptospira inadai serovar Lyme str. 10 genomic window:
- a CDS encoding aspartate aminotransferase family protein, with amino-acid sequence MATGFSIFKYPDTQEIYRQLKALISQPIRSVKKNELQAYLNDYYEKKCARSKAMIQEASQYIPGGVQHNLAFNYPFPLVFTKAEGAYLHDLDGNKYIDFLQGGGPTVLGSNPKSVREKVVRLLNNTGPVTGLFHEYELRLAEKIVEHMPSVQMFRMLGSGTEACMASIRVARLATGKKNIVKMGGAYHGWSDQLAYGIRIPGTRHFEAHGIPKHIFKYTQEFYPNDLNSLEKVLKRNRWRGGTAAVLIEPVGPESGTRPLDFDFNKGVRELCDKYGALLIFDEVVTAFRIGMSGAQGYFGVSPDLTVFGKVVAGGYPSAGGLGGKREFMKYLSAGLQSGTKKALIGGTMAANPLSSAAGYFTLCEIEKQKACEKSGRAGDRITVGLQKLIKKYDLPFVAFNQGSICHLETVGTMLLEIDIKKFWKIKKTIHEAHERKKAMEEMGAAYMAEGLVTLAGSRLYTSASDTDAVIDEALKRFEKVFQKVEGVSAKK; translated from the coding sequence ATGGCTACCGGCTTTTCGATATTCAAATACCCTGATACTCAGGAAATTTATCGCCAACTCAAGGCACTCATTTCACAGCCGATTCGTTCGGTCAAGAAGAACGAGCTGCAAGCCTATTTAAACGACTATTACGAGAAGAAATGTGCTCGTTCAAAGGCAATGATCCAAGAGGCTTCCCAATACATTCCGGGTGGAGTTCAGCACAATTTAGCGTTTAATTACCCCTTTCCTCTCGTATTCACCAAGGCGGAGGGAGCCTATCTCCACGATCTTGACGGAAACAAATACATCGACTTTCTACAAGGTGGAGGTCCTACGGTTTTAGGCAGCAACCCGAAATCGGTACGGGAAAAAGTCGTCCGATTATTGAATAATACCGGCCCCGTAACCGGTCTTTTTCACGAATATGAACTTAGACTGGCCGAAAAGATCGTAGAGCATATGCCTTCCGTACAAATGTTCCGGATGCTCGGTTCAGGGACGGAAGCTTGCATGGCTTCGATTCGAGTCGCACGACTCGCCACCGGAAAGAAAAATATAGTTAAGATGGGCGGCGCTTACCACGGCTGGAGCGATCAACTCGCGTACGGTATTCGTATTCCGGGCACGCGGCATTTCGAAGCGCATGGAATTCCCAAGCATATCTTTAAATACACGCAGGAGTTTTACCCCAACGATCTAAATTCACTGGAAAAAGTTCTGAAAAGGAATCGCTGGAGAGGCGGTACGGCTGCCGTTTTAATCGAGCCCGTCGGTCCGGAGAGCGGAACGCGGCCTCTAGATTTCGATTTTAATAAAGGAGTTCGGGAGCTTTGCGATAAGTACGGCGCTTTATTAATTTTTGATGAAGTTGTAACTGCCTTTCGAATCGGAATGAGCGGCGCCCAAGGATATTTCGGAGTCAGTCCGGATCTTACCGTTTTCGGAAAAGTAGTAGCGGGAGGCTATCCTTCCGCAGGAGGCCTCGGAGGAAAAAGGGAATTCATGAAATATCTGTCGGCCGGACTCCAAAGCGGAACAAAGAAAGCATTAATCGGCGGTACGATGGCGGCCAATCCTTTAAGCTCGGCGGCCGGCTATTTCACTCTTTGCGAAATTGAAAAACAAAAAGCCTGCGAAAAATCGGGAAGAGCCGGAGATCGTATCACTGTCGGTTTACAAAAACTGATAAAAAAATACGATCTACCTTTCGTGGCGTTTAACCAAGGATCTATCTGCCATCTGGAAACGGTCGGAACCATGCTGCTCGAAATCGATATAAAGAAGTTCTGGAAGATCAAGAAAACGATTCATGAAGCCCACGAAAGAAAGAAGGCGATGGAAGAAATGGGCGCAGCGTACATGGCGGAAGGACTCGTAACACTAGCGGGAAGCCGTCTATATACGAGCGCTTCGGATACCGACGCCGTAATCGACGAGGCTCTAAAACGTTTTGAAAAAGTGTTTCAGAAAGTAGAGGGAGTTTCTGCGAAGAAATAA
- a CDS encoding ester cyclase: MKLVLLKPLSSIALLLLHVQAVVAKDSNKEAFHKRIVLEFYEAAINRKDYDRASTFLGTRYIQHNQTAADGKDGLRKFLAFLKEKFPNSRSEIKKVFTDGDYVILHVHAVREPGTKGIAIMDIFRMQDGKIVEHWDVHEEISSTPANDNGMF; encoded by the coding sequence ATGAAACTCGTATTACTCAAACCTCTATCCAGTATCGCGCTCCTGTTGCTTCACGTCCAGGCCGTCGTCGCTAAAGATAGCAATAAGGAAGCGTTTCATAAACGAATCGTTTTGGAATTTTACGAGGCGGCGATTAATCGTAAAGATTATGATCGAGCTTCGACATTTTTAGGAACTCGATATATCCAGCATAACCAAACGGCCGCCGATGGAAAAGACGGGTTGAGGAAATTTCTCGCTTTCTTAAAGGAAAAATTTCCGAATTCCCGCAGTGAAATTAAGAAGGTTTTCACCGATGGGGATTACGTAATCTTGCACGTACATGCCGTTCGGGAACCGGGAACGAAAGGAATCGCCATTATGGATATATTTCGCATGCAAGACGGAAAGATCGTCGAGCATTGGGATGTTCACGAGGAAATTTCTTCGACTCCGGCCAACGATAACGGGATGTTTTGA
- a CDS encoding alpha/beta hydrolase, whose translation MNLNTIVRRPTKKSKHRIPLVFVHGAWHGAWCWDEFFLPYFAAKGFEANAFDLRGHGESDGKKGIRFHRISNYVEDLEQVISKLSSPPILIGHSMGGLVVQKYLEKHTTPGAVLLASVPPTGVLATTLRLARKHPLVFLKTTFTWSLYNVVSTPDLCQEAFFSSEIKKNALQKYFQNMQEESFLGFLDMMIFELPKPERVMTPILVLGAEKDTIFSPSQVLATGKSYRTQAEIFPNMTHDMMLDSGWEKVANRILTWLNELGV comes from the coding sequence ATGAATCTTAACACAATCGTTCGTCGTCCAACAAAAAAATCGAAACATCGGATTCCCTTAGTCTTTGTGCATGGGGCTTGGCATGGCGCCTGGTGCTGGGACGAATTCTTTTTGCCCTATTTCGCCGCCAAAGGTTTCGAAGCGAACGCGTTTGATTTACGAGGTCACGGAGAAAGCGACGGTAAAAAGGGGATTCGCTTTCACCGTATTTCCAATTATGTTGAGGACCTTGAGCAAGTCATATCCAAACTGTCTAGTCCGCCGATTCTGATCGGACATTCGATGGGAGGTCTTGTGGTTCAAAAATATCTAGAAAAGCATACGACTCCGGGGGCCGTTTTGCTGGCGTCCGTTCCACCTACGGGTGTGTTGGCGACCACTTTGCGGCTCGCGCGTAAGCACCCGCTTGTCTTTTTAAAGACAACCTTTACTTGGAGTCTGTATAACGTTGTTTCCACGCCGGATCTATGCCAGGAAGCTTTTTTTTCCTCCGAGATAAAGAAGAACGCACTCCAGAAATATTTCCAAAATATGCAGGAAGAATCGTTCCTCGGTTTTTTGGATATGATGATTTTTGAATTACCGAAACCGGAACGTGTTATGACCCCCATACTGGTGTTAGGTGCCGAGAAGGACACGATCTTTTCCCCTTCGCAAGTCTTAGCTACAGGCAAATCGTACCGAACTCAAGCTGAGATTTTTCCGAATATGACGCATGATATGATGCTCGACTCCGGTTGGGAGAAGGTGGCAAACCGTATTCTTACTTGGCTAAACGAATTAGGCGTTTGA
- a CDS encoding MFS transporter → MDDQQVKVYGYRWIVLVLYSLITAIIQIQWLTFASIARDAKQFYGVSSFEIDLLSMIFLAVFVVMAIPASYIIDTYGIRIGIGIGAVIAGSLGLFKGLFAEDFRVVIACQIGLAVAQPFIINAVTKVSVLWFPINERATAVALGTLAQFVGIIIVMIGTPLLIGGDRPDPSRIPEAVLIYGIASFIGAALFLAFIKERPPTSPSTHGEDTRIKVFAGLKHILRQKDMRKALLLFLIGLGIFNALSTCIDQICESKGLNVEQTGLVGGIMLISGIIGGVVFPPISDAIGKRQPFLVVSMIGFLPGILLLTFGTEYSVLLIGSFLIGFFLLGAGAPIGFQYCAEITSPAPESSSQGLLLLIGQISGIGFIVGLNVIGSLEFMKAFVALSIFNIALTFFLKESPMMDWATKEKSSVLHK, encoded by the coding sequence ATGGATGATCAGCAAGTAAAGGTTTACGGATACAGATGGATTGTTCTCGTGCTGTATTCTTTGATTACCGCCATCATCCAAATTCAGTGGCTTACCTTCGCTTCCATTGCAAGGGATGCAAAACAATTCTACGGCGTCAGCTCCTTCGAAATCGATTTACTATCGATGATCTTCTTGGCGGTATTCGTGGTAATGGCGATACCTGCCTCCTATATCATCGATACGTACGGAATCAGAATCGGCATCGGAATCGGCGCCGTGATTGCGGGATCCCTCGGTTTATTTAAAGGATTGTTTGCGGAAGATTTCCGAGTAGTTATTGCATGCCAAATCGGTTTAGCGGTCGCCCAACCTTTCATCATTAATGCCGTCACGAAAGTAAGCGTGCTCTGGTTCCCCATAAATGAACGAGCCACCGCAGTTGCACTAGGTACATTAGCTCAATTCGTAGGGATTATAATCGTGATGATCGGTACTCCTTTACTAATTGGAGGAGATAGGCCCGACCCCTCGAGAATTCCGGAAGCAGTTTTAATCTATGGAATCGCTTCTTTTATAGGGGCGGCCCTATTTCTCGCTTTCATCAAGGAAAGACCTCCGACATCACCGAGTACTCACGGAGAAGACACTAGAATCAAAGTCTTTGCCGGACTCAAGCATATCCTTCGGCAAAAAGATATGCGAAAAGCTTTATTATTGTTCCTGATCGGTTTAGGAATTTTTAATGCATTGAGCACCTGTATAGATCAAATCTGCGAAAGCAAGGGCTTAAACGTGGAGCAAACGGGGCTCGTCGGCGGTATTATGCTTATCTCGGGGATTATCGGAGGAGTCGTATTCCCGCCCATCTCCGACGCGATCGGGAAGCGCCAACCGTTTCTTGTCGTATCGATGATCGGATTTTTACCCGGAATTCTACTCCTCACATTCGGAACGGAATATTCCGTTTTATTAATAGGATCTTTCTTGATCGGGTTTTTCCTGCTAGGCGCCGGGGCGCCGATCGGTTTTCAATATTGCGCCGAAATCACCTCACCGGCCCCCGAATCCTCTTCGCAAGGCTTATTATTATTGATCGGTCAAATTTCGGGGATCGGTTTTATCGTAGGTTTAAACGTTATAGGTAGCTTAGAATTTATGAAGGCGTTCGTTGCTTTATCGATATTTAATATAGCTCTCACCTTCTTTTTGAAAGAATCTCCGATGATGGACTGGGCGACAAAGGAAAAAAGTTCCGTATTGCACAAATGA
- a CDS encoding xylulokinase, whose translation MREDSVVHILTYDIGTTGTKTCLFEISDKLKLLHSTTAEYELSILENGGVEQDANDWWQAMCDTTRRLFVETGFDSEKISGISFCSQMQGLVLVDSQLKPLRPAMSYMDQRAKDEMHHGIETGIKIEGLNAFKLLRSLQITGAVAGSVKDPLWKYKWVQAREPEIFRNVHKWLDVKEYVIARCTGKAVMTADSAFATFLFDSRPGRGGWHKGLCNMFGVRLEHLPEIVSSTDKVGELIPLAASELGLRKGIPVFGGGGDASLIGIGAGAVEEGDTHIYSGTSGWVSTVTRKRKVDINARIASIVGARPEHYNYFGEQETSGKCLQWVKDHLALDEIDVYLEKRNVTEGEDAVHESLFGFLLESIRDTPAGSDGVIFTPWLHGNRCPFEDSLTKGMFFNIGLNTGKRKLIRAVIEGIAFHKRWILELSEKNIPSSKTIRFVGGVARSSIVCQILADITGRIIETTEYPQNAGATGAAAITALGLGKIASFKDIRNLIPVQDRWLPNPANKAVYQKNFEVFRELYKSNQRHFAHLNG comes from the coding sequence ATGAGGGAAGATTCCGTAGTTCATATCTTGACTTACGATATCGGTACGACAGGTACGAAAACTTGCCTCTTTGAAATTTCGGATAAGCTCAAACTCCTGCATTCGACCACGGCAGAATATGAATTGTCCATTCTGGAAAACGGGGGAGTCGAGCAGGATGCGAACGATTGGTGGCAAGCGATGTGTGATACCACTCGCCGCTTGTTTGTAGAAACCGGGTTTGATTCCGAAAAAATTTCGGGGATCTCATTCTGCTCTCAGATGCAGGGATTGGTTTTAGTCGATTCTCAGCTAAAACCGCTTCGTCCGGCCATGAGTTATATGGATCAGCGTGCTAAGGATGAAATGCATCATGGGATCGAAACCGGAATTAAGATAGAAGGACTAAACGCATTCAAGCTTTTACGTTCCTTGCAAATCACAGGCGCCGTTGCGGGTAGCGTAAAGGATCCTCTTTGGAAATACAAATGGGTCCAGGCAAGGGAGCCGGAAATTTTTCGGAACGTCCATAAATGGTTGGATGTCAAAGAATACGTGATCGCACGATGTACGGGCAAAGCCGTTATGACGGCTGATTCCGCCTTTGCTACGTTTCTCTTTGATTCGCGTCCAGGCAGAGGAGGCTGGCACAAGGGTCTTTGTAATATGTTCGGGGTTCGGTTGGAACATTTACCCGAAATCGTATCTTCTACGGATAAAGTGGGTGAGTTGATTCCCCTAGCGGCATCCGAATTGGGGTTAAGGAAAGGAATTCCGGTGTTCGGAGGCGGAGGAGACGCATCGTTGATCGGTATCGGTGCAGGCGCGGTGGAGGAAGGAGACACTCATATTTATTCGGGGACCTCCGGCTGGGTTTCTACCGTGACCCGGAAGAGAAAAGTGGATATCAATGCAAGAATCGCCTCGATTGTGGGAGCTCGACCCGAGCATTATAATTATTTCGGGGAACAGGAAACTTCCGGCAAATGTCTGCAATGGGTAAAAGATCATCTCGCTTTGGATGAAATCGACGTGTATCTGGAAAAAAGAAATGTAACGGAAGGCGAGGATGCAGTTCATGAAAGTCTATTCGGATTTCTATTAGAATCGATCAGAGATACACCTGCCGGAAGTGATGGAGTGATTTTTACGCCCTGGCTCCACGGGAATCGGTGTCCTTTCGAAGATTCGCTAACGAAAGGAATGTTCTTTAATATCGGGTTAAACACCGGAAAAAGAAAACTCATTCGGGCGGTCATCGAAGGAATCGCATTCCATAAACGATGGATTTTGGAGTTGTCCGAAAAGAATATTCCTTCTTCTAAGACCATTCGATTTGTAGGAGGCGTGGCCCGTTCATCGATCGTCTGCCAAATTCTGGCCGATATCACGGGTAGAATTATTGAAACGACCGAATATCCTCAAAATGCAGGGGCAACCGGGGCTGCCGCAATTACGGCACTCGGATTGGGCAAAATTGCCTCCTTTAAAGATATTCGCAATTTAATTCCGGTGCAGGACCGATGGCTGCCGAATCCGGCCAACAAAGCCGTTTACCAAAAGAATTTTGAAGTCTTTCGAGAGTTATATAAATCGAATCAACGGCATTTTGCGCATTTGAACGGATGA
- a CDS encoding 1-acyl-sn-glycerol-3-phosphate acyltransferase, with product MAEKEQSLGRWQKEFFENIHLFKRSGMSEEEAKKILQKFLYLSSVTPMPPAMEVFKDPNSLEQVGVYTAPEKKAREFMIEFLSPIMKFFTVEGIENLAALKPLIGKYPLTLISNHLSHLDAPAIFHLLYHASPEGRAVAEQLVFIAGRLAYEPDFTRLGLYMFGTLLVCSKRDMADNPSLSDLMTKINMRAFRNSQKLQNEGKIVAIFPEGTRSRDGRLMPFVDTVYHYVANKVVLPISLEKTDKILPTTSLLFNQVAGKLVIGKPVLVGDLSTKQMQTFPKSIEHLPFPEHGDRKQFLIDNLALLVGQNLNKHQHGIYRNLYSADSRDQNKLIKIPKDPKEKIVVIGNSSMGIAVATVLANKEVLVQVYHPDSAYTSQSNEERRDLKNYSLYKLPPNLTFTSDPEALRDATLFIQGTNPWEIHTVYPELQPYLTKNKAPFFNVVKGFTSSGLILDDLQQALGIEDDRIGVISGASYPDQIMERKISGFEIAAANETLIPRVQKLLTTGYIFPRPAIVPTDYKGLQLGGALKTIYALVMGIVEGYFNQTLGGNVDNSLFHLSNRFFNEMVKVGVQMGGQPETFQGLAGLTDFMLSCFGTDAKDRKTGYDIANGHPSEKMSNGFYGLKVMPNLMKIDPEQVPIMFAAYEVVINKKDVRKVAEMMEERLSRV from the coding sequence ACTCCCATGCCGCCCGCAATGGAAGTATTTAAGGACCCGAATTCATTAGAACAAGTAGGCGTTTATACGGCTCCGGAAAAAAAAGCCCGGGAATTCATGATCGAGTTTCTTTCTCCGATTATGAAATTCTTTACGGTGGAAGGAATCGAAAATCTGGCCGCCTTAAAGCCGTTAATCGGTAAATATCCGTTAACTCTCATCTCGAATCATTTAAGCCATCTGGATGCTCCGGCTATCTTTCATTTGTTATATCATGCGTCCCCTGAAGGGCGGGCGGTGGCGGAACAACTGGTATTTATTGCGGGCCGCTTAGCATACGAACCGGATTTTACCCGTCTCGGTTTGTATATGTTCGGCACTCTTCTCGTATGCTCCAAGCGAGATATGGCGGATAATCCTAGCCTTTCCGATCTGATGACTAAGATCAATATGAGAGCCTTCCGCAATTCTCAAAAACTGCAGAACGAAGGAAAAATCGTAGCGATCTTTCCCGAAGGAACGCGCTCGAGAGACGGTCGTCTCATGCCGTTTGTGGATACCGTTTACCACTATGTAGCCAACAAAGTGGTACTTCCAATTTCATTGGAGAAGACCGACAAAATACTGCCGACCACAAGCCTTTTATTCAATCAGGTCGCGGGTAAATTGGTAATCGGAAAACCGGTACTCGTGGGTGATTTATCTACGAAACAAATGCAAACGTTTCCGAAGAGTATAGAACATCTTCCCTTTCCGGAGCATGGCGACAGAAAACAGTTTTTAATAGATAATTTGGCGCTACTGGTCGGCCAGAATCTGAATAAACACCAGCATGGAATTTATCGCAATCTGTACAGTGCGGATTCCCGGGACCAAAACAAACTGATCAAAATTCCGAAAGATCCTAAGGAAAAGATCGTCGTTATCGGAAATAGTAGCATGGGTATCGCAGTAGCGACCGTTCTTGCTAATAAAGAAGTCCTGGTGCAAGTGTATCATCCGGATAGCGCTTACACGTCTCAATCCAACGAAGAACGAAGGGATCTAAAAAACTATTCCCTCTATAAGCTTCCTCCGAATCTTACGTTTACTTCCGATCCCGAAGCTTTACGGGACGCGACTTTGTTCATCCAAGGGACAAATCCTTGGGAAATCCACACGGTCTATCCCGAACTCCAGCCGTATTTAACCAAAAATAAAGCCCCCTTCTTTAACGTAGTTAAGGGATTTACGAGTTCGGGTCTGATTCTAGACGATCTTCAACAGGCTCTAGGAATCGAAGATGATCGAATCGGAGTTATTTCGGGCGCTTCCTATCCCGATCAGATTATGGAAAGAAAGATCTCCGGTTTTGAAATCGCGGCGGCCAATGAAACTCTCATCCCGCGTGTTCAGAAACTTTTAACCACCGGTTATATTTTTCCTAGACCGGCCATTGTTCCCACCGATTATAAGGGGCTTCAATTGGGCGGAGCTCTGAAAACGATTTATGCTCTTGTAATGGGAATCGTTGAAGGCTATTTCAATCAGACTCTAGGCGGTAACGTGGATAATTCCCTATTCCATCTTTCGAATCGCTTTTTCAACGAAATGGTGAAAGTCGGAGTTCAGATGGGAGGACAGCCGGAAACATTCCAAGGATTGGCGGGCCTGACCGATTTCATGCTCTCTTGTTTCGGAACCGATGCCAAGGATAGAAAGACGGGATATGATATCGCAAACGGACATCCTTCCGAAAAGATGTCCAACGGGTTTTACGGATTAAAAGTGATGCCGAATCTGATGAAAATCGATCCGGAACAAGTACCGATCATGTTTGCCGCGTACGAAGTCGTGATCAATAAAAAGGACGTGCGAAAAGTGGCGGAAATGATGGAAGAACGACTTTCCCGAGTATAA
- a CDS encoding TetR/AcrR family transcriptional regulator, which translates to MPTKYYSETFERIPEEKRNRILSVAIAEFANRGFTSANTNTIARKAGISVGSLFKYFETKEDFFLTAVGHGINQLERTLEKVIEEKKDLFGKIESILRIIQRHSRENRDIIRLYNEMTSEGNSDLIRRLSSELESVSAGIYTSLLSEAKKEGIIGRDIEEDIFAFCLDNLFMTLQFSYASEYYRERMKIYLGSNIFDQDEKVIEGLMKFIRRALAIG; encoded by the coding sequence ATGCCAACGAAATATTATAGCGAAACGTTTGAACGGATTCCGGAAGAGAAACGCAACCGGATTCTTTCGGTGGCCATTGCCGAATTTGCGAATCGCGGTTTTACAAGTGCAAACACCAATACGATCGCTCGAAAAGCCGGAATTAGCGTCGGCTCTTTATTTAAGTATTTTGAAACGAAGGAAGATTTCTTTTTAACCGCGGTAGGTCACGGAATCAACCAACTCGAGCGAACTTTGGAAAAAGTCATAGAGGAAAAGAAGGATCTTTTCGGAAAGATCGAAAGTATTCTTCGTATTATTCAACGGCATTCCAGGGAAAACCGGGATATCATCAGGCTTTATAATGAGATGACGTCCGAAGGGAATTCGGATTTGATTCGTCGACTTTCATCCGAATTGGAAAGCGTTTCCGCAGGAATTTACACTTCATTACTGTCCGAAGCAAAGAAAGAAGGAATCATCGGCAGGGATATTGAGGAGGATATTTTCGCGTTCTGCCTGGATAATCTTTTTATGACGCTGCAATTTTCGTATGCGTCGGAATATTATAGGGAAAGGATGAAGATTTATCTCGGATCGAATATTTTCGATCAAGATGAGAAAGTCATAGAAGGTCTGATGAAATTCATTCGCAGAGCCTTGGCGATCGGTTAA
- a CDS encoding TetR/AcrR family transcriptional regulator, translating into MKRVEQSNKVRAKILEVSRKLFVSEGYEKATIRRIIDEAGITTGSLYHFFKNKEEILFAIASEVFSEASETAERLAGEFDPPVVFALEIGLQLYIIHKKKSIAETYLAAYRTHGVLEMIGQRGAARNAFLFGKYNPDFDHEEYLIRTHAFRGMFQALLEEALYVGAVDRNRMVNTALRLGLSTFGVPKETIDTAVIKTFEILTDKAAEIEILANELINLFVNGKAQSDSE; encoded by the coding sequence ATGAAAAGAGTAGAACAATCGAATAAGGTCAGGGCGAAAATTCTTGAGGTCTCCCGCAAACTTTTCGTTTCGGAAGGGTACGAAAAGGCGACCATCCGAAGAATCATTGACGAAGCCGGCATTACTACCGGAAGTTTATACCACTTTTTTAAAAATAAGGAAGAGATACTTTTTGCGATTGCAAGCGAGGTCTTTTCCGAAGCGTCCGAAACTGCGGAGCGTCTTGCAGGAGAATTCGATCCGCCGGTTGTGTTTGCTTTAGAGATCGGCCTTCAGCTTTATATAATCCATAAGAAGAAGTCGATTGCAGAAACATACTTGGCCGCTTATCGGACGCACGGTGTGCTAGAGATGATCGGTCAAAGAGGTGCGGCTCGGAACGCATTCTTATTCGGAAAGTACAATCCCGATTTCGATCATGAAGAGTATCTGATTAGAACGCATGCATTTAGAGGAATGTTCCAAGCATTATTGGAAGAAGCCTTATATGTAGGAGCCGTGGATCGAAACAGAATGGTAAATACCGCATTACGGTTGGGGCTTTCCACGTTCGGCGTTCCCAAGGAAACGATCGATACTGCCGTCATCAAGACTTTCGAAATTTTAACGGACAAGGCCGCCGAAATCGAAATTCTCGCAAACGAGCTTATTAACTTATTCGTGAACGGAAAGGCTCAGTCGGATTCGGAATAA